A stretch of the uncultured Desulfobacter sp. genome encodes the following:
- the nrfD gene encoding NrfD/PsrC family molybdoenzyme membrane anchor subunit — protein MLELALKGNRNYWIWMGGLLAVMAVGALFYIDQFTHGLMVTGQSRDVSWGFYTAQMTFLVGVAAGGIMLVLPYYLHDYKTFGKITILGEFLAVASIVMCLSYLLVHLGQPMRALNIFLYPTPWSMLFWDGNVLSGYMLLNIIIGWKVLEAEKNGAAPPKWTKPLIYLSIPMAVSIHTMTAFIYCGLPGRGFWLTAILAPRFLASAFASGPALLILLSLVIRQISDFDPGKKAIQSLAVIATYALVANLFFMICEVFVVFYSNIPSHKAHLTYLYAGLHGKTGLVTWMWSSVALMVTAACILLMPVLRKNEITLTAACMALFAGTWIDKGMGMISGGFVPSPLHHVTEYSPSSHELIISAGITALGLFVLTVLYKIVISVKVYNQSGRI, from the coding sequence ATGCTTGAACTGGCGTTAAAGGGCAATCGAAACTATTGGATATGGATGGGGGGACTTCTGGCGGTCATGGCGGTCGGTGCGCTGTTTTATATAGATCAGTTTACCCACGGCCTGATGGTCACAGGCCAGAGCCGGGATGTATCCTGGGGATTTTATACGGCGCAGATGACTTTCCTGGTGGGGGTGGCAGCCGGCGGGATCATGCTGGTGCTTCCCTATTACCTGCATGATTACAAAACATTTGGCAAAATTACGATCCTGGGAGAATTTCTGGCAGTGGCCTCGATTGTCATGTGTCTGTCATATCTGCTTGTCCACCTGGGACAGCCCATGCGGGCATTGAACATCTTTCTTTATCCCACACCCTGGTCCATGCTTTTCTGGGACGGCAATGTATTGTCCGGGTACATGTTGCTCAATATCATCATTGGCTGGAAGGTGCTGGAGGCTGAAAAAAACGGGGCAGCACCGCCAAAATGGACCAAACCGTTGATCTATCTTTCCATCCCCATGGCCGTGTCCATTCATACCATGACCGCATTTATCTATTGCGGTCTTCCCGGCAGGGGATTTTGGCTGACGGCGATCCTCGCCCCACGGTTTCTGGCATCTGCCTTTGCCTCAGGCCCCGCCCTGCTCATTCTGCTCAGCCTTGTCATCCGGCAAATCAGTGATTTTGATCCGGGCAAAAAGGCAATTCAATCCCTGGCCGTCATTGCGACTTACGCCCTGGTTGCCAATCTTTTTTTCATGATCTGTGAGGTATTTGTGGTATTTTATTCAAATATCCCGTCCCACAAGGCCCATCTCACCTATCTGTATGCCGGACTTCACGGTAAAACCGGCCTGGTAACCTGGATGTGGTCATCGGTGGCGCTCATGGTAACGGCGGCATGTATCCTTTTGATGCCGGTTTTAAGAAAAAATGAAATCACCCTGACCGCTGCCTGTATGGCTTTGTTTGCAGGGACCTGGATAGATAAAGGAATGGGAATGATTTCAGGGGGATTTGTACCTTCGCCCCTGCACCATGTCACGGAATACAGCCCAAGCAGTCATGAACTGATTATTTCCGCCGGGATCACGGCCCTGGGCCTGTTCGTTTTGACCGTATTGTATAAAATAGTTATCAGTGTGAAGGTGTATAATCAAAGCGGCAGGATCTGA